In Bubalus kerabau isolate K-KA32 ecotype Philippines breed swamp buffalo chromosome 4, PCC_UOA_SB_1v2, whole genome shotgun sequence, one DNA window encodes the following:
- the ARL16 gene encoding ADP-ribosylation factor-like protein 16 isoform X5, with protein sequence MGPIWSSYYGNCHSLLFMVDASNPTQLSASCVQLLGLLSAEELAKASVLILFNKIDLPCYMTIEEMKSLIRLPDLIACAKQNITTLEISAWKGTGLSDVLRWLQDTHRTNG encoded by the exons ATGGGCCCCATCTGGTCCAGTTACTATGGAAACTGTCATTCTCTCCTG TTCATGGTGGATGCCTCTAACCCCACCCAGCTCTCCGCATCCTGTGTGCAGCTCCTGGGTCTCCTGTCGGCAGAAGAActtgcaaaagcatcagttctgatTCTCTTCAATAAAAT TGACCTGCCCTGTTACATGACCATAGAAGAGATGAAGTCGTTAATCAGGCTCCCGGACCTCATTGCTTGTGCCAAGCAGAACATCACCACCTTAGAAATCAGTGCCTGGAAAGGCACTGGCTTGTCAGACGTGCTGCGCTGGCTCCAGGACACCCACAGAACCAATGGTTGA
- the ARL16 gene encoding ADP-ribosylation factor-like protein 16 isoform X3, whose translation MRAELRVALAWLSELRLSSGAGSGMCLLLGATGVGTNLTDIVAQKKITIRELGGCMGPIWSSYYGNCHSLLFMVDASNPTQLSASCVQLLGLLSAEELAKASVLILFNKIDLPCYMTIEEMKSLIRLPDLIACAKQNITTLEISAWKGTGLSDVLRWLQDTHRTNG comes from the exons ATGAGAGCAGAGCTGAGGGTGGCCCTTGCGTGGCTCTCGGAGCTAAGGCTGTCGAGTGGAGCGGGAAGCGGGATGTGTCTCCTCCTGGGGGCCACGGGG GTGGGTACCAATTTAACGGACATTGTGGCTCAAAAAAAGATCACCATCCGGGAGCTGGGGGGCTGCATGGGCCCCATCTGGTCCAGTTACTATGGAAACTGTCATTCTCTCCTG TTCATGGTGGATGCCTCTAACCCCACCCAGCTCTCCGCATCCTGTGTGCAGCTCCTGGGTCTCCTGTCGGCAGAAGAActtgcaaaagcatcagttctgatTCTCTTCAATAAAAT TGACCTGCCCTGTTACATGACCATAGAAGAGATGAAGTCGTTAATCAGGCTCCCGGACCTCATTGCTTGTGCCAAGCAGAACATCACCACCTTAGAAATCAGTGCCTGGAAAGGCACTGGCTTGTCAGACGTGCTGCGCTGGCTCCAGGACACCCACAGAACCAATGGTTGA
- the ARL16 gene encoding ADP-ribosylation factor-like protein 16 isoform X1, with amino-acid sequence MRAELRVALAWLSELRLSSGAGSGMCLLLGATGVGTNLTDIVAQKKITIRELGGCMGPIWSSYYGNCHSLLFMVDASNPTQLSASCVQLLGLLSAEELAKASVLILFNKMYVSVSDLPCYMTIEEMKSLIRLPDLIACAKQNITTLEISAWKGTGLSDVLRWLQDTHRTNG; translated from the exons ATGAGAGCAGAGCTGAGGGTGGCCCTTGCGTGGCTCTCGGAGCTAAGGCTGTCGAGTGGAGCGGGAAGCGGGATGTGTCTCCTCCTGGGGGCCACGGGG GTGGGTACCAATTTAACGGACATTGTGGCTCAAAAAAAGATCACCATCCGGGAGCTGGGGGGCTGCATGGGCCCCATCTGGTCCAGTTACTATGGAAACTGTCATTCTCTCCTG TTCATGGTGGATGCCTCTAACCCCACCCAGCTCTCCGCATCCTGTGTGCAGCTCCTGGGTCTCCTGTCGGCAGAAGAActtgcaaaagcatcagttctgatTCTCTTCAATAAAATGTACGTGTCTGTGAG TGACCTGCCCTGTTACATGACCATAGAAGAGATGAAGTCGTTAATCAGGCTCCCGGACCTCATTGCTTGTGCCAAGCAGAACATCACCACCTTAGAAATCAGTGCCTGGAAAGGCACTGGCTTGTCAGACGTGCTGCGCTGGCTCCAGGACACCCACAGAACCAATGGTTGA